A region of Mesorhizobium sp. M3A.F.Ca.ET.080.04.2.1 DNA encodes the following proteins:
- a CDS encoding DUF892 family protein, which yields MPESREWLIQWLRDAHAMEEQAETMLSGQLSRLDSYPELSARIRSHLAETKEQARRLQSCLDAMDEGSSTLKDAGGKLTAMAQSISGVFAGDEVMKGSLASYTFEHMEIASYTILIAAANAADEAEIARVCEQNLREEEAMAEWLKNNLPQVTEIFLARADADSDSAKR from the coding sequence ATGCCTGAATCCCGCGAATGGCTCATCCAATGGCTGAGGGACGCGCATGCGATGGAGGAACAAGCAGAGACGATGCTCTCGGGCCAACTGAGCCGGCTCGACAGCTATCCAGAGCTCAGCGCACGCATCCGATCTCACCTGGCCGAAACCAAGGAGCAGGCCAGACGTTTGCAGTCCTGCCTGGATGCGATGGACGAGGGTTCCTCAACACTCAAAGATGCGGGCGGCAAGCTGACTGCAATGGCTCAGTCCATCAGTGGGGTCTTCGCAGGCGACGAGGTGATGAAGGGCTCTCTTGCCAGCTACACATTCGAACATATGGAAATCGCTTCTTATACGATCCTGATAGCGGCAGCCAATGCAGCCGATGAAGCGGAGATTGCCCGCGTGTGCGAGCAGAACCTCCGCGAGGAGGAAGCGATGGCTGAGTGGCTGAAGAACAATCTTCCTCAGGTCACAGAGATCTTCCTGGCACGGGCCGATGCCGACAGCGACAGTGCCAAGCGTTGA
- a CDS encoding DUF3606 domain-containing protein yields MESDSAERTFRNPNRVSANDPYEVGYFAAVNGLTEEQVRGLIRTHGEEVAVLVREARKLREFQ; encoded by the coding sequence ATGGAAAGTGACAGCGCCGAACGTACCTTTCGCAACCCGAATCGTGTCTCGGCGAATGACCCCTATGAGGTCGGCTACTTTGCTGCTGTGAATGGGCTGACAGAAGAACAGGTGCGCGGCTTGATCAGAACGCACGGCGAGGAAGTTGCTGTACTTGTCAGAGAGGCGCGAAAGCTCAGGGAGTTCCAATAG
- a CDS encoding cold-shock protein — MTTGTVKFFNATKGFGFIEQGNGQPDVFVHISAVERAGTRSLTEGQKVSFDIVKDARKGKSSAENIQAA; from the coding sequence ATGACTACGGGAACAGTGAAGTTCTTCAACGCCACCAAAGGCTTTGGCTTTATCGAACAGGGCAATGGACAGCCAGACGTGTTCGTCCACATTTCTGCTGTGGAGCGCGCTGGAACGCGATCCTTGACGGAGGGCCAGAAGGTGAGCTTCGACATCGTAAAGGATGCGCGCAAAGGCAAGAGCTCCGCGGAGAACATCCAAGCAGCTTGA